From the genome of Halorussus caseinilyticus, one region includes:
- a CDS encoding archaemetzincin family Zn-dependent metalloprotease → MLVDVVPVGDVSAQVKRQASTALRSVYDCEVTIHDSQSVPTGAHDEKRDQYRAEEFIELAGRIGSGEKNIAITPKDLFYRRRNYVFGLAYLDGNGSVISTYRLQTSSDGGFSNQSATEIFSDRVRKEVVHEIGHTLGLEHCDNKRCVMNFSPTVREVDVKEENLCGTCQRQVL, encoded by the coding sequence ATGCTCGTTGATGTCGTCCCGGTCGGGGACGTGTCCGCGCAGGTCAAGCGGCAAGCCTCGACTGCTCTGCGTTCCGTCTACGATTGCGAAGTCACGATTCACGACTCCCAGTCGGTCCCCACCGGGGCACACGACGAGAAACGCGACCAGTACCGCGCCGAGGAGTTCATCGAACTCGCGGGCCGCATCGGTTCCGGCGAGAAGAACATCGCTATCACGCCGAAAGACCTCTTCTACCGCCGCCGAAACTACGTCTTCGGTCTGGCGTACCTCGACGGCAACGGAAGTGTCATCTCGACCTACCGACTCCAGACTTCGAGCGACGGCGGATTCTCGAACCAGAGCGCCACCGAAATCTTCTCCGACCGGGTTCGCAAGGAGGTCGTCCACGAAATAGGTCACACGCTCGGTCTCGAACACTGCGACAACAAGCGGTGCGTGATGAACTTCTCGCCGACCGTCCGCGAAGTGGACGTGAAAGAAGAGAACCTCTGTGGCACCTGTCAGAGACAAGTTTTGTAG
- a CDS encoding glycosyltransferase family 2 protein produces the protein MTDQMQANRTANPSTTDTERDAPGTATADELLVSSENGPRPTLSVVMPTLNEEAGVRKCIEQVKSALVELDVTGEIIVSDSSSDRTPEIAAELGARVVTPDGMGYGYAYKYAFERARGDYVVIGDADTTYDFEELPKLLELVREGDADMVLGSRLDGKIKSGAMPPLHQYVGNPLLTKFLNVFYDAGVSDAHSGFRVIDREVLDRLDLRSDGMEFASEMIMEASAKGLRIEEVPITYHEREGEATLDSFRDGWRHVKFMLINAPSYLFSVPGLAFFLFGVLTMALTLADARLGNATLGINSMIAGSLLTIIGFQIATLAVFSSIAADPIKRPRDFITNWIRAKFKLEHGASMGLLLYSIGTVYVTLVVAQWATSGYDTVPFAVRSMVAFTAIVLGTQTIFSSFFFSMLAQAQD, from the coding sequence ATGACCGACCAGATGCAAGCGAACCGCACCGCGAACCCGTCTACGACCGACACGGAACGCGACGCGCCGGGCACGGCCACGGCCGACGAACTTCTCGTGTCTTCGGAGAACGGACCGCGGCCGACTCTCAGCGTCGTCATGCCCACGCTGAACGAGGAGGCCGGGGTCCGAAAGTGTATCGAGCAGGTGAAGTCCGCGCTAGTCGAACTCGACGTTACGGGCGAGATAATAGTCAGCGACAGTTCGTCCGACCGAACGCCCGAAATCGCGGCCGAACTCGGCGCGCGAGTCGTCACGCCCGACGGGATGGGTTACGGCTACGCGTACAAGTACGCCTTCGAGCGCGCACGAGGCGATTACGTCGTCATCGGCGACGCCGACACGACTTACGACTTCGAGGAACTCCCGAAACTGCTGGAACTCGTCCGGGAGGGAGACGCCGACATGGTTCTGGGAAGTCGTCTCGACGGCAAAATCAAGTCCGGCGCGATGCCCCCGCTCCACCAGTACGTCGGGAACCCGCTTCTCACCAAGTTCTTGAACGTCTTCTACGACGCGGGCGTCAGCGACGCTCACAGCGGTTTCCGCGTCATCGACCGCGAGGTACTGGACCGACTTGACCTCCGGAGCGACGGGATGGAGTTCGCCAGCGAGATGATTATGGAGGCCAGCGCCAAGGGCTTGCGAATCGAGGAGGTTCCGATAACCTACCACGAACGCGAGGGCGAGGCTACCCTCGACAGTTTCCGCGACGGGTGGCGACACGTCAAGTTCATGCTCATCAACGCGCCGAGCTATCTCTTCTCGGTGCCGGGTCTCGCGTTCTTCCTGTTCGGCGTCCTCACGATGGCGCTCACGCTGGCCGACGCCCGACTCGGGAACGCCACGCTGGGCATCAACTCCATGATTGCCGGGAGCCTGCTGACCATCATCGGCTTCCAGATTGCGACGCTCGCGGTGTTCAGTTCCATCGCGGCCGACCCCATCAAGCGCCCCCGCGACTTCATCACCAACTGGATTCGTGCCAAGTTCAAACTCGAACACGGGGCCAGCATGGGTCTCCTGCTGTACAGCATCGGCACCGTGTACGTGACCCTCGTCGTCGCGCAGTGGGCCACGAGTGGCTACGACACGGTTCCGTTCGCGGTCCGGAGCATGGTCGCGTTCACGGCCATCGTCCTCGGCACCCAGACCATCTTCAGTTCGTTCTTCTTCAGCATGCTCGCCCAAGCGCAGGACTGA
- a CDS encoding CPBP family intramembrane glutamic endopeptidase, with amino-acid sequence MRRDDILRDVRTKLSKQSVINLLSSPLAFAVVAAGAGEWLLYTDRITYALWGHFLALFACLFAPLLVDDDDPAIRSFVLVPLFRLVNLGMPVFVADTLYWLPLVYGSLYPGIYVLATAEDTPTLGWNVRVAAAFLLPSVFLGGVLGHVEYALLEPTPLVATLTPTNAVAVAVVMVGFVALVEELVFRGLVQPTLVHRIGTWPGLAVTNLLFGAMHSAYASPSTIAFAAGLGLVFSLVYEATESLLVTTAIHGTSNVFLFAIVPLYGPLLPVV; translated from the coding sequence ATGCGAAGGGACGACATACTCCGGGACGTTCGTACCAAGTTGTCGAAACAGTCGGTAATAAATCTACTGTCGTCCCCTCTCGCGTTCGCGGTCGTCGCCGCCGGAGCGGGCGAGTGGCTACTGTACACCGACCGAATCACCTACGCGCTGTGGGGCCACTTCCTCGCGCTTTTCGCCTGCCTGTTCGCGCCGTTGCTCGTGGACGACGACGACCCCGCGATTCGGTCGTTCGTCCTCGTCCCCCTGTTCAGACTCGTGAACCTCGGCATGCCGGTATTCGTCGCCGACACGCTCTACTGGCTTCCGCTGGTGTACGGGTCGCTGTACCCCGGTATCTACGTCCTCGCTACCGCCGAGGACACGCCGACGCTCGGGTGGAACGTCCGGGTCGCGGCCGCGTTTCTCCTCCCGAGCGTCTTCCTCGGCGGAGTCCTCGGCCACGTCGAGTACGCGCTACTGGAACCCACCCCGCTGGTCGCTACGCTGACGCCGACGAACGCAGTCGCGGTGGCCGTCGTCATGGTCGGGTTCGTCGCGCTGGTGGAGGAACTCGTCTTCAGGGGTCTCGTCCAACCGACGCTGGTCCACCGAATCGGTACGTGGCCGGGACTGGCGGTGACGAACCTGTTGTTCGGCGCGATGCACTCGGCGTACGCCTCTCCCTCGACCATCGCGTTCGCGGCGGGTCTCGGTCTGGTGTTCAGCCTCGTCTACGAGGCGACGGAGAGTCTGCTCGTCACGACGGCCATCCACGGGACCTCGAACGTCTTTCTGTTCGCAATCGTGCCGCTGTACGGTCCGCTACTCCCGGTCGTGTGA
- a CDS encoding DUF1616 domain-containing protein, producing the protein MEGRGYRFVTWLLALALVASVLGAMAVAVSPPTPTEPYTEFYVLDDDGDAEGYPTNLTVGQSGTVIVGISNHEHRDRTYTVALALENRTLTSRTVPVESERTKELSVSFSPTDPGRKTLYFRLYRGDNASGPPYRRLRLLLNVTETSR; encoded by the coding sequence GTGGAAGGCCGCGGGTATCGCTTCGTCACGTGGTTACTCGCGCTGGCTCTCGTCGCGTCCGTTCTCGGCGCGATGGCCGTCGCCGTCTCGCCGCCGACCCCGACCGAACCGTACACCGAGTTCTACGTCCTCGACGACGACGGTGACGCCGAGGGCTATCCCACGAACCTGACCGTCGGCCAGTCCGGAACGGTCATCGTGGGCATCTCCAACCACGAACACCGCGACCGGACCTACACCGTCGCGCTGGCTCTGGAAAACCGGACGCTGACTTCGCGGACCGTCCCGGTCGAATCCGAGCGAACCAAGGAACTGTCGGTCTCGTTCTCGCCGACCGACCCCGGTCGGAAGACGCTGTACTTCCGCCTCTACCGCGGCGACAACGCGTCGGGGCCTCCCTACCGACGGCTTCGACTCCTGTTGAACGTCACCGAAACGTCGCGGTAG
- a CDS encoding glycosyltransferase family 4 protein: MTDETLAVRFFTLTDAQASEHIYMGNLKRALEDRDVVAVDDWREADVVHLFEVNFFTRDALLGGELATLLRILRSDTPVVVSTDDLYFIDRPELTARPRLYGLNRRTQRWLFERADRVVAISESVERALPVPHTDVIRHGVTDEYFAESPDGDSARAESRGGDSASAESPASGPGDAEPFVFHASLASKRKNPEAVLEVADRLDARFVLAGGGWEEKVPDRLREANVEVRGYVPETELVELYHRAAVFYFPTFHEGFGLPVLEAMAAECGVVTSDAYAVPEVAGDAAVLADPRDVDEHLAEIRRLLDDDDARRELGRAATERAREFSWETAAAETEGVYRDVSVTFNRSRSRR, translated from the coding sequence GTGACCGACGAAACCCTCGCCGTCCGGTTCTTCACGCTGACCGACGCACAGGCGTCCGAACACATCTACATGGGCAACCTGAAGCGGGCGCTCGAAGACCGCGACGTGGTGGCGGTAGACGACTGGCGCGAGGCCGACGTGGTTCACCTCTTCGAGGTCAACTTCTTCACGCGCGACGCCCTGCTCGGCGGGGAACTCGCCACCCTCCTGCGCATCCTCCGGTCGGACACGCCGGTCGTGGTCTCGACCGACGACCTCTACTTCATCGACCGGCCGGAACTGACCGCCCGGCCGCGACTCTACGGTCTCAACCGCCGGACTCAGCGGTGGTTGTTCGAGCGTGCCGACCGCGTGGTCGCCATCTCCGAGAGCGTCGAGCGTGCGCTCCCCGTCCCTCACACCGACGTAATCCGCCACGGCGTCACCGACGAGTATTTCGCCGAATCGCCGGACGGCGATTCGGCGAGAGCGGAGTCCCGCGGCGGCGATTCGGCGTCCGCCGAATCGCCCGCCAGCGGACCGGGCGACGCCGAGCCGTTCGTGTTCCACGCGAGTCTCGCCTCCAAGCGCAAGAACCCGGAAGCGGTCCTCGAAGTTGCCGACCGACTCGACGCTCGCTTCGTCCTCGCGGGCGGCGGGTGGGAGGAGAAGGTGCCCGACCGACTCCGCGAGGCGAACGTCGAGGTCCGGGGGTACGTCCCCGAGACCGAACTGGTCGAGTTGTACCACCGCGCCGCGGTGTTCTACTTCCCGACGTTCCACGAGGGGTTCGGCCTGCCGGTCCTCGAAGCGATGGCCGCGGAGTGCGGAGTCGTCACGTCCGACGCCTACGCGGTCCCGGAAGTCGCGGGCGACGCCGCGGTTCTCGCCGACCCCCGCGACGTGGACGAACACCTCGCCGAGATTCGCCGACTGCTGGACGACGACGACGCGCGCCGGGAACTCGGACGCGCCGCGACCGAACGCGCCCGCGAGTTCTCGTGGGAGACGGCCGCGGCCGAGACCGAAGGGGTCTACCGCGACGTTTCGGTGACGTTCAACAGGAGTCGAAGCCGTCGGTAG
- a CDS encoding sulfatase, with translation MNLGLVVLDTLRHDVYDDVMGDLSSLADHTFERTYSTSRWTVPAHASLFTGLYPSEVGVGARSRHLTTPRRTLAERLSSAGYDTAALSNNVHIDSFFDFDRGFETLHRGPALRDRPEDDRSEFDWEGLFSRLDGSRFRPARAVWEILRSDAPTLPTLRTGVEMFRSPPVNRATNDVSWAFDAMDAVEDADDQFLFANLMACHYPYDPPEGYADCEPLHVRPHELALREEPVSDEEHARQWECYRGAARYLDDELPRLLDAVDWDLLFVVSDHGELFGEHGLRGHEYGVYEELVRVPAIAIGDAVPEGTTSAVTSLLDVHRTLLETAGVDVPDDVRGRNLFEDDLTDRAAYAESSGCGHYSPDATGVAAKIPASWDEPHYLLRTDDAAFRVDKDGERAFDPETDAELPDRKTDLRERAERLRAARGDYAGEAGREVTDEIADRLEHLGYA, from the coding sequence ATGAACTTGGGTCTGGTCGTGTTGGACACCCTCCGGCACGACGTGTACGACGACGTGATGGGCGACCTGTCGTCGCTGGCCGACCACACCTTCGAGCGGACGTACTCCACGTCGCGGTGGACGGTGCCCGCCCACGCCTCGCTGTTCACCGGCCTGTACCCCTCGGAGGTCGGGGTGGGCGCGCGGAGTCGCCACCTCACCACGCCGCGCCGGACGCTGGCCGAACGACTCTCCTCGGCGGGGTACGACACCGCGGCGCTGAGCAACAACGTCCACATCGACTCGTTTTTCGACTTCGACCGGGGGTTCGAGACGCTCCACCGCGGTCCCGCGCTCCGGGACCGACCGGAGGACGACCGGAGCGAGTTCGACTGGGAGGGGCTCTTTTCGCGACTCGACGGGAGTCGGTTCCGACCGGCGCGGGCGGTGTGGGAGATTCTGCGGAGCGACGCGCCCACCCTGCCGACGCTCCGGACCGGCGTCGAGATGTTCCGGTCGCCGCCGGTGAATCGGGCCACCAACGACGTGAGTTGGGCCTTCGACGCGATGGATGCGGTCGAGGACGCCGACGACCAGTTCCTGTTCGCCAACCTGATGGCGTGTCACTACCCCTACGACCCGCCGGAGGGGTACGCCGACTGCGAACCGCTCCATGTCCGGCCCCACGAGTTGGCGCTCCGCGAGGAACCCGTCAGCGACGAGGAACACGCCCGCCAGTGGGAGTGTTACCGCGGCGCGGCACGGTACCTCGACGACGAACTCCCCCGACTGCTCGACGCGGTGGACTGGGACCTGCTGTTCGTCGTCTCGGACCACGGCGAACTCTTCGGCGAACACGGACTTCGGGGCCACGAGTACGGCGTCTACGAGGAGTTGGTCAGAGTGCCCGCAATCGCAATCGGCGACGCCGTGCCAGAGGGGACGACGAGCGCCGTCACCAGTCTGCTCGACGTGCATCGGACCCTGCTCGAAACCGCGGGCGTGGACGTGCCAGACGACGTTCGCGGGCGCAACCTCTTCGAGGACGACCTGACCGACCGCGCGGCGTACGCCGAGAGTTCCGGATGCGGTCACTACTCGCCCGACGCGACCGGAGTCGCCGCCAAGATTCCCGCCTCGTGGGACGAACCCCACTACCTGCTCCGGACCGACGACGCCGCCTTCCGGGTGGACAAGGACGGGGAACGCGCGTTCGACCCGGAGACCGACGCCGAGTTGCCCGACCGGAAAACCGACCTCCGCGAGCGCGCCGAGCGTCTGCGCGCGGCGCGCGGCGACTACGCGGGCGAGGCGGGCCGAGAGGTCACCGACGAGATAGCCGACCGACTCGAACACTTGGGGTACGCGTGA
- a CDS encoding flippase — protein MSDGGGNDAGGNDGDGVADSLATVVSGGVLVSASKFVALGFGFLTQVAMARLLTEAAYGDVVLALTVVNVATLVAKLGMDDGVMREIPHHEDTPAKARGVVRASVGVGTVSGLLAGAAVFALAPTIATRAFHDPSLAVLLRIAAVGVPFSVLGSIAVSLARGARDARAHAYVNQLLRPAARFGLIAALVVAGAGAAGAVAGQTAAIALAGVAALWFARRTLPDFDVAPTPMYRSVLAFSLPLALFQSMGFLVANVDIYMLGYFGSKAGIGAYNIAFQLANLFSAVLVTVGFLLPPVLTRLQEQGERAEMRRTYQAMTKWMVVAGVPLFVVLFAFPESVIGLAFGDSYRDGATALRILVVGNFLAVLFGLNARSLVGLGANRVVNYVLVAQTGVNVALNYLLVPTYGIAGAAMASTVAVFVSDVLGSGFLYSRFGLHPFTRAVFRPATWTLAVGFGAAAATASTGLSVPVGAVAAAVTYPIAVFGALERQDALLVAELEDRTGLDLGPVVRLVRAADDDVSTVIQRLK, from the coding sequence ATGAGCGACGGCGGAGGGAACGACGCCGGAGGGAACGACGGCGACGGCGTGGCCGACTCGCTGGCCACCGTCGTCTCCGGCGGCGTGCTGGTCTCGGCGAGCAAGTTCGTGGCGCTCGGGTTCGGCTTTCTCACCCAAGTCGCCATGGCTCGCCTGCTCACGGAGGCGGCCTACGGCGACGTGGTTCTGGCGCTGACCGTCGTGAACGTCGCCACCCTCGTCGCCAAGTTGGGGATGGACGACGGCGTGATGCGCGAGATTCCCCACCACGAGGACACCCCGGCGAAGGCCCGCGGCGTGGTCCGGGCCTCCGTCGGCGTCGGCACCGTCTCGGGTCTGCTCGCGGGCGCGGCGGTGTTCGCGCTCGCGCCGACGATTGCGACCCGCGCGTTCCACGACCCGTCGCTGGCGGTTCTGCTCCGCATCGCGGCGGTCGGCGTCCCCTTCTCGGTCCTCGGGAGCATCGCGGTGTCGCTGGCCCGCGGCGCGCGCGACGCCCGCGCTCACGCCTACGTGAACCAGTTGCTCCGTCCGGCGGCCCGGTTCGGACTAATCGCGGCGCTGGTCGTCGCCGGGGCGGGCGCGGCCGGTGCGGTGGCCGGACAGACCGCCGCCATCGCGCTGGCGGGGGTCGCCGCGCTCTGGTTCGCCCGGCGCACGCTCCCCGACTTCGATGTCGCGCCGACCCCGATGTACCGGTCGGTGCTGGCGTTCTCGCTCCCGCTGGCGCTGTTCCAGAGCATGGGCTTTCTGGTCGCCAACGTGGACATCTACATGCTGGGCTACTTCGGGTCGAAGGCCGGTATCGGCGCGTACAACATCGCGTTCCAGTTGGCGAACCTCTTCAGTGCTGTCCTCGTCACCGTGGGCTTTCTGCTCCCGCCGGTCCTGACTCGACTCCAAGAGCAGGGCGAACGCGCCGAGATGCGCCGGACCTATCAGGCGATGACCAAGTGGATGGTGGTCGCGGGGGTCCCCCTGTTCGTCGTCCTGTTCGCGTTCCCCGAGTCGGTCATCGGTCTCGCGTTCGGTGATTCTTACCGCGACGGAGCGACCGCGCTCCGGATACTCGTGGTCGGCAACTTCCTCGCGGTCCTGTTCGGTCTCAACGCCCGGTCGCTGGTGGGTCTCGGCGCGAACCGGGTGGTCAACTACGTCCTCGTCGCCCAGACCGGGGTGAACGTCGCGCTCAACTACCTGCTCGTCCCGACCTACGGCATCGCGGGCGCGGCGATGGCTTCGACCGTCGCGGTCTTCGTCAGCGACGTTCTCGGCAGTGGGTTCCTCTACTCGCGGTTCGGTCTCCACCCGTTCACACGCGCGGTGTTCCGCCCCGCGACGTGGACGCTCGCGGTCGGATTCGGCGCGGCGGCCGCGACTGCCTCCACGGGACTCTCGGTCCCGGTCGGCGCAGTCGCCGCGGCGGTCACGTACCCGATTGCCGTCTTCGGCGCACTCGAACGACAGGACGCGCTCCTCGTCGCGGAACTCGAAGACAGGACCGGTCTCGACCTCGGCCCGGTGGTCCGACTGGTCCGGGCGGCCGACGACGACGTTTCGACCGTGATACAAAGATTGAAATAA
- a CDS encoding glycosyltransferase family 4 protein produces the protein MNQSPRVGWVYPAFGHPAHDEDDAAYGHPAHRGFQDAIGADPLLFSPVSVGPLSGTLVEDAVAAVRSSFPERDVYVLENADAVYAAPVIKSAHPDAVVVLLAAHNVFGLESYDFAADPLPKALARRADRYLDATVVRALVRRYVDGSLAVSSFVADHVRSFAPETPVRPVHPYVQPDVADRLDEATPDLGANRAITVCEARDHKGVDLLVEAWPAVRGRVPDATLHVVGTGHPDEYESTPGVTVHGYVEDLTAELAASSLYVHPARVDAFGVSVTEAMRAGVVPLVTETTGSFPVVGDIADDLVVEPNPAALAAGISGYFEREVVARERLSARARDLAAPFDAETQQDEFVAAFEELLAAIDGASDRNGARDGGGSA, from the coding sequence ATGAACCAGTCGCCTCGCGTCGGATGGGTGTACCCCGCGTTCGGACACCCGGCCCACGACGAGGACGACGCCGCCTACGGCCACCCCGCTCACCGGGGGTTTCAGGACGCCATCGGTGCCGACCCGCTTCTGTTCTCCCCGGTCTCGGTCGGCCCGCTCTCGGGCACGCTAGTCGAGGACGCGGTGGCCGCGGTCCGGTCGTCGTTCCCCGAACGGGACGTGTACGTCTTGGAGAACGCCGACGCGGTGTACGCCGCGCCGGTCATCAAGTCGGCCCATCCCGACGCGGTGGTCGTGCTGTTGGCCGCCCACAACGTCTTCGGTCTCGAAAGCTACGACTTCGCCGCCGACCCACTGCCGAAGGCCCTCGCGCGCCGGGCCGACCGCTACCTCGACGCGACGGTGGTCCGGGCGCTCGTCCGGCGGTACGTGGACGGCTCGCTGGCGGTCTCGTCGTTCGTCGCCGACCACGTTCGGTCGTTCGCGCCCGAGACGCCGGTCCGCCCCGTCCACCCCTACGTCCAACCCGACGTTGCCGACCGACTCGACGAGGCGACCCCCGACCTCGGCGCGAACCGGGCGATTACGGTGTGCGAGGCCCGCGACCACAAGGGCGTGGACCTGCTGGTCGAGGCGTGGCCCGCGGTCCGCGGGCGGGTCCCCGACGCCACGCTTCACGTCGTCGGGACCGGCCACCCCGACGAGTACGAATCGACGCCCGGCGTGACGGTCCACGGCTACGTCGAGGACCTAACCGCGGAACTCGCGGCGTCGTCGCTGTACGTCCACCCGGCCCGCGTCGATGCCTTCGGCGTCAGCGTCACCGAAGCGATGCGGGCGGGCGTGGTTCCGCTCGTGACCGAGACCACGGGTTCGTTCCCGGTCGTCGGCGACATCGCCGACGACCTCGTGGTCGAACCGAACCCGGCGGCGCTGGCGGCCGGGATTTCGGGCTACTTCGAGCGAGAGGTGGTCGCGCGCGAGCGCCTGTCGGCGCGAGCGCGCGACCTCGCCGCACCCTTCGACGCCGAGACCCAACAGGACGAGTTCGTGGCGGCGTTCGAGGAACTGCTGGCCGCGATAGACGGTGCGAGCGACCGAAACGGAGCGCGAGACGGAGGTGGGTCGGCGTGA
- a CDS encoding sulfatase-like hydrolase/transferase, with translation MSGPNVAVVVLDTLRADAFEDEFDWLSGVRFADAYSTSHWTVPAHASLFTGRYASEVGVHAKSPALDCEDRTLAEAFRSAGYTTRLWTANPQLFEWDEWDRGFDQYVGPYELPPTADGAFDWQSYVQSSDRDGVGFYLDGLRRCLRSEHPTLRSLRHGYREFRRSVADGGTRALHDRLRATDFGDRELLVVNLMEAHSPWEPPEPYRTVAETMDVTIGEAFAGEVSDPDRIRRAYRDSVRYLADAYADLFADLRERFDYVVTLSDHGELLGERGLWNHGYGLAPELTRVPLVVSGEGLPDETRDDPASLLDVHRTVAALAGVEVESRGRDLLSDDAARDRLVEFHGFLPWHRDQFRREGVEDVFDARDSPLDGIVTAGGGYAHETHDAADETRATGPNDGAVRVARGDPDRPTARLASLRESVARREVSDAPTEVSDDVRDRLEELGYA, from the coding sequence ATGTCGGGACCCAACGTCGCGGTGGTCGTCCTCGACACGCTCCGGGCCGACGCCTTCGAAGACGAGTTCGACTGGCTGTCGGGCGTGCGGTTCGCCGACGCCTACTCGACCTCCCACTGGACGGTGCCCGCCCACGCCTCGCTGTTCACCGGCCGGTACGCCAGCGAAGTCGGCGTCCACGCCAAGTCGCCCGCGCTCGACTGCGAGGACCGGACGCTCGCCGAGGCGTTCCGGTCGGCGGGCTACACCACCCGCCTCTGGACCGCCAACCCGCAACTGTTCGAGTGGGACGAGTGGGACCGGGGCTTCGACCAGTACGTCGGTCCCTACGAACTCCCGCCGACCGCCGACGGTGCCTTCGACTGGCAGTCGTACGTCCAGTCGAGCGACCGTGACGGCGTGGGCTTTTACCTCGACGGACTCCGGCGGTGTCTCCGGTCGGAACACCCGACGCTCCGGTCGCTCCGACACGGCTACCGGGAGTTCCGACGGTCGGTCGCCGACGGCGGGACGCGGGCGCTCCACGACCGACTCCGGGCGACCGACTTCGGCGACCGGGAGTTGCTCGTCGTCAACCTGATGGAGGCTCACTCGCCGTGGGAACCCCCGGAACCGTACCGCACCGTAGCGGAGACGATGGACGTGACCATCGGCGAGGCGTTCGCTGGCGAGGTGTCGGACCCCGACCGAATCCGGCGGGCCTACCGCGACTCGGTTCGGTACCTCGCGGACGCCTACGCCGACCTGTTCGCGGACCTCCGCGAGCGGTTCGACTACGTGGTGACGCTCTCGGACCACGGCGAACTCCTCGGGGAGAGGGGTCTCTGGAACCACGGCTACGGTCTCGCGCCGGAACTCACCCGCGTTCCGCTCGTGGTCTCGGGCGAGGGCCTGCCCGACGAGACCCGCGACGACCCGGCGAGTCTGTTGGACGTGCATCGGACCGTCGCGGCCCTCGCTGGCGTCGAAGTCGAGTCGCGGGGCCGGGACCTTCTGAGCGACGACGCGGCGCGCGACCGCCTCGTGGAGTTTCACGGCTTCCTGCCGTGGCACCGCGACCAGTTCCGGCGCGAGGGCGTCGAAGATGTCTTCGACGCCCGCGACTCGCCGCTCGACGGAATCGTCACCGCAGGAGGCGGGTACGCCCACGAGACGCACGACGCGGCGGACGAGACGCGCGCAACGGGACCCAACGACGGGGCGGTCCGGGTCGCCCGCGGCGACCCGGACCGCCCGACGGCCCGACTCGCGTCCCTCCGCGAGTCGGTGGCCCGCCGGGAGGTGTCGGACGCGCCGACCGAAGTTTCGGACGACGTGCGCGACCGACTCGAAGAACTCGGCTACGCCTGA